A genomic window from Sphingobacterium sp. BN32 includes:
- a CDS encoding DUF5000 domain-containing lipoprotein translates to MKNTVKLFVLLIINFVVQSCKEEPRMDYIDSNGGAPAQVSNVVVENTPGGAILKYKLNKDVNLSYVKAVYEVTPGVLKESKSSIYSDTLRLEGFGTTEEQEVKIFSVGRNEKVSEPVLVKVKPLKPPVSIAYDDLSIETAFGGVRVRIKNELKASLAIVIDADTAGNGVLRPLQTFYTAVDSGVFTVRGLSSKAMKFSVYLRDRWGNKSLAVVRDLTPLFEKFVPKPFATYELPTDQPALSGSYALSNMWDGVASASIYASRNNTPMPQWFTVDLKVPVVLSRMKAHQRVQNFTYNYSCVKAFELWGSNNPSRDGSWEGWTKIGAFNSFKPSGTPVGTLTAEDIAYGYTNGEDFEMPFTPPAYRYIRFKTTETWAVGANQVTISELSFWGEF, encoded by the coding sequence ATGAAAAATACTGTTAAATTATTTGTCCTATTGATTATCAATTTCGTTGTTCAGAGCTGTAAAGAAGAACCACGAATGGACTATATAGACAGCAATGGGGGAGCGCCTGCTCAAGTGTCCAATGTTGTTGTTGAAAATACTCCTGGTGGGGCAATTCTGAAATACAAGCTGAATAAAGACGTTAATTTATCCTACGTTAAAGCCGTTTATGAAGTTACCCCCGGTGTTCTCAAAGAAAGCAAATCGTCAATTTATTCAGATACATTAAGATTGGAAGGCTTCGGCACTACAGAAGAACAGGAAGTCAAGATTTTCAGTGTGGGGCGGAATGAAAAAGTTTCCGAGCCTGTCTTAGTGAAAGTTAAGCCCTTGAAACCACCAGTATCAATCGCCTATGATGATCTGAGCATTGAAACTGCATTTGGTGGGGTGCGTGTCAGAATTAAAAATGAATTGAAAGCATCCCTCGCAATCGTTATTGATGCTGATACGGCAGGGAATGGAGTATTAAGACCACTGCAAACATTCTACACCGCTGTCGACTCTGGAGTGTTCACTGTGCGCGGATTGTCGAGTAAAGCAATGAAATTTTCGGTTTACCTAAGAGATCGCTGGGGCAATAAATCACTCGCTGTCGTAAGGGACTTGACGCCGCTGTTCGAAAAATTCGTTCCAAAACCATTTGCTACATATGAATTGCCTACCGATCAACCTGCGCTATCCGGTAGCTACGCATTAAGCAATATGTGGGATGGAGTAGCAAGCGCAAGCATATACGCCTCCAGAAATAATACGCCGATGCCACAATGGTTTACGGTCGATTTAAAAGTTCCCGTCGTTTTGAGCCGGATGAAAGCACACCAACGGGTTCAGAATTTTACCTACAATTATTCCTGTGTGAAGGCCTTTGAATTATGGGGCAGCAATAATCCGTCGAGAGATGGAAGTTGGGAGGGATGGACAAAGATTGGCGCTTTCAATTCTTTCAAGCCTTCAGGAACTCCTGTTGGTACTTTGACGGCTGAAGATATTGCTTACGGATATACAAACGGCGAAGATTTTGAAATGCCTTTCACGCCACCCGCTTACCGATATATTCGTTTTAAAACAACGGAGACTTGGGCGGTAGGAGCTAATCAGGTCACCATTTCGGAATTATCATTTTGGGGAGAGTTTTAA